ACAAATTGTTGTTGATAGGAGACACCGCCCAGCTGCCCCCCGTCAACCAGGCCATCAGTCCGTCATTGGATGCGGCCTATCTGCAGAATAATTTTCAGTGCCACGTGCATGAATTGGAAATGCGCCAGGTCATGCGCCAGGCCGAGGAGTCTGGCATATTAATGAACGCCACCCGCATGCGGAACGAGCTGGCCAAAGAACACCCGGCGCTCAATTTCAGGACCAAGGGCTACAAGGATATTTTTGCCATGACTGGCGAGAAACTGGAAGACGGTTTGCGTTACGCTTATGAGAAGTTTGGCATTGACAGCACCACCGTCATCTGCCGCTCTAACAAAAACGCCAACCTCTACAACCAGCACATCAGGCGCCAGATTTTCTTCCATGAAGACGAAATCAGCGCTGGTGATTACCTCATGATAGTGCGCAACAACTACGGCTGGCTGCCCAAAGACTCCAGCATAGGCTTTATGGCCAACGGCGACTTCGTGGAGATTACCAAAATCATCCGGTTTGAAGAAATGTACGGCCTGCGGTTTGCCGATGTGCAGATAAAGTTTGTAGACTATCCGCAGGAAGAAGAGCTGGAAATAAAGATCATGCTGGACACGCTGCACGCAGAAACGCCCGCCCTCCCCGCCGACAAGAACAAGCAACTCTACAATGAGGTGCTTCTGGACTACCAACACATTAAAAGCAAGCGGCAGCGGTCCCAGGAAATGCGGCAAGATAAGTACCTGAACGCACTGCAGGTGAAGTTTGCCTACGCCCTAACGTGTCACAAAGCGCAGGGTGGCCAGTGGCAGGCCGTTTTTGTAGACCACGGGTATTTAAAGGAAGATTTGGTGAACCAGGAGTTTGCCCGCTGGCTCTACACCGCTACCACCCGA
The nucleotide sequence above comes from Nibribacter ruber. Encoded proteins:
- a CDS encoding ATP-dependent DNA helicase, with translation MNPAEALRKSFPFEPTADQAALFQKLEQFILRKTGLKEVFMLKGFAGTGKTTVVSALVKILNKFGYKYVLLAPTGRAAKVMATYTGKPASTIHKKIYKQTANAYSDGLSFTRQPNKQEHVLYIVDEASMISDEKAFGDNGLLQDLMGYVFEHTNNKLLLIGDTAQLPPVNQAISPSLDAAYLQNNFQCHVHELEMRQVMRQAEESGILMNATRMRNELAKEHPALNFRTKGYKDIFAMTGEKLEDGLRYAYEKFGIDSTTVICRSNKNANLYNQHIRRQIFFHEDEISAGDYLMIVRNNYGWLPKDSSIGFMANGDFVEITKIIRFEEMYGLRFADVQIKFVDYPQEEELEIKIMLDTLHAETPALPADKNKQLYNEVLLDYQHIKSKRQRSQEMRQDKYLNALQVKFAYALTCHKAQGGQWQAVFVDHGYLKEDLVNQEFARWLYTATTRASEQLFLVNFNSKLLEGAPIETDEY